The sequence ATCTACACGTGCATTATCAAATTTAAGGAGaagaaaagtaaatatagCCTATCACCCTGCGTGAAATTAATTTACTAAAGACAAAGGCTACATTAAATGAGTCATTACTAcgaatattaattttataaaaattgtttttacgtagatatttctattaaaaaaaaaaatatatataatataaagaatttaaaacatttaaaaatagtaatgaaAATAGTACTTTActgtatattatttgaatGTACTGCAGAACATAACTGGTTGATAAATTATCTCTATAAAGAAGAATAttaattgaaatatatataaaattttaaataagaaaataattggAGGACgctaaattaaaaatttttatgcttATTGCATCCTAATTTACCAATATCCCATTATACAATtaagaaagaaataaaagattttCAGTTAATGCGTTtattaaagataaatattttcttatatataatagttttataaaagtcattatttaaagtagtaaaatgaataatatgaCGAATATATTGAATAGGTTAGTAAGgtgttaattattattataacataagAAAAGCCCATACTATAAAAGAGATcgtatataatataccaaaagtaaaatataaaatatacaaaaaagtaattatatatatcgtaaattatacaatataaaatataaagtttaattttagaagtattttataaagataaattagagtatataaaaaaaatttttatacatatatgaaaaattaagtgCTTCATTTGCACTAAGCGACCATAAAAAAAGCTTGGatatcaaaaatattaaatttatattaatttttattatgtatatttttattaataaattttatatatagaatatattctctttattttcatactgtaaaaactttttatgtagaaataaaacaatgaacacaaaaatattttattggtCATCGTAGACGAATAAAATTgggatatttttattgataaaaaagtttattcttattatcaTGTTAGATAATTAACTAATGCACATAATTTGCTAAAATTTATCAAGATATTTTgcttatatgaaatataaagatgatctgttaaaaattaagataGCTCACATTAAATCAAAACGTTTAAGGCTGTTGTGTTGTAAATATACCTTTatatcatacatatatgtatttatattttctactaaaaatatataatgtatggttaaaatataaatatacattagtaatatatatactatataacTAAAggatgtatttataaatattatgtttaaatattaaaaaccTAGTTATAAGATTTTCaagaatgaaatatatgttaGCTTACATAATAGAGTAGAATCTCTTGTACAGATTAATGAaactatttttctatatatttgagtgcgtaaaataacaatagtgctattatttttgaatataataccttattattaaagtttaaaatatacatgatcatagcaaatatataaaatagcaTTAGTATATTAACAATgtataagtaataaaaaatgacaaatatatcaagaaaaatgatttaatcaaaaagtttataatatgaataactataaaaaaaattaagttaaatataaatttgtataataaaactatattactataattataaaacaaacaaaatatataaattgttgtaaaatattaaatagatatattatagaactaaaactttttttttttaaatattttttttaggaaaattattataaatgtactattatattattaaaataatatatttaataggttacatttttataattattcccAGTTACTTAGCGTAAGTAAGGGcgatgtataaaaatattcgtatatgcatataactTGTTGTGAAGATATATTTcgtaaaatataacattgaTTTCAGCTATTTTAGTTTAAGGCgtgttataattttacaactAATTTTAAGAGTTATATATTTGCTTATGAATAAGcgataaataatttattctaaACTCTATAacactttaataaaaagtatctatatataaaaaaattttctgtgtattattgtttaatatttaatattttatatattaaaatttctttcttCTTGACAATAGTATGTTATATTGTACGTTATTCGATTTGAGTAATGTTTTAGTGgtatttttcttaatgtTACATCAAGTGctaaaattgttattttaataattttactttaatatatataaacttttttgttagtattaaaagttataataattcacgtaattatattttattctttattatatatgtatatttctaAAGACAGTTTTATTTAGTGTATCAAAATACTGATAAgaaattttatgatatatttgtataactttaatttttagtaataatatatgtagaaGGTTATTAATTCTAAGTAATTAAATATGTcagaaataaattaaatgatacctatatttattatattattaaagaaGTTATGTAGTTGttgatttaatttaattttataaatattaatttaatatataccataaaataaattcataacGAATgcgatatatatttatattaaagaaagAATTAAGCAAATACATTACTAAAACTAAATTATGCACGTATTAAcgtatattatgtaataattattattttttttttattatagttcttttaagtatatatatttagtcaaaaaaaaaaaattaagaatttAGAAGcatttcatttaaatgtattgatataagttaaaaataatcaaGAAAAGTtgttatgaaaaattttttagcaaaaataaaaaattagtcTTTATTTTCCACTAAactatacattttttaatggaTTATGtagtataaaattaattatacctatttaattatattatagcGTATAAAGTACTATATGTGCTTCAGATGAAACAAAATTATGCGTTATAATTGacgtaatatataatgtttttttttatatattattaaaacaatttttttatttatatgaataatatttttaagaataatcaaattttcttttaaaatataatgttaataaaattagggttattaatattgtaaaatccgtaaaattagtaattatttttgcaaCATGTAGggaaatgtaatatatatattatataccttctatgtattctatataagctcaatatttctaaatatttaaaaaacattttttttcatttttatattattatgaaaaagtttaataaaaaaaattattttatcagtGCATtactttaattaataaaattatatattttgaatatttatgaatatattatattttttttttaaatgaaatttgctttttttttgaaaatattaagttaaaaatattgtaatatacatataaagttttaaatttttttgtagatGTAAAGCTCCACTTAGTTTTTTGCATTATATTAAGTGTTTAAGaagcaataataaaaataaatattttaaacaaatttagtatttttgttaatttgaattatattataataatattattttatttctatctGAACATATCACAATATTAATGGTCTATAACATGGAGCAAATAATTAAACTAAAATTATGCATTAAATTTTCTGCGTTTATAATTTTAGCTTCGATATATCATTTTAGCAGTGATGTACTATGATTATTCCATTTAAAgacaattttattatttatattcttagttttatatattaattaatgatgttttttatcattacatTCTGTATTCTAATATGAGGTAAGTATTTAcacttctctttttttttagataatGCTTAACAAATCTTTGAATGTGAAATGGAATCTCGATAGTATATCAGAAGCAATACATTATCGACTACTAgccaaatataaaaaggatcAGGATTCAAACACAGTAGGTTTAACAGAAGATATATCAAATAGTATGAAATgcaagaaaataaatatatataataatgaaaaattgacCAAAGGTAAAAACAAACAGTCAAACGGAAATTTACTAAATAAGCAGCAATACTACACGGAAAttatagattataataatggaatgtttgatggaaaacattttcattttcaaaaaaaatggataaaaaaaaaagattttgaTGATTTTGTTGAAAAAAAGAGGAGAATTTGTGATATagatttaaagaaaataaaatttaggaATTACGGTTTTGGTTTtactctattttttatttttttattcctggGAATAGGAATACCAATATCACCAGGATTAACATTTTTGAAAGTTGAATGGGAAACAATTAAAGTGAATCCATtaggtaattttttttatgatattacATGTAAGTTgaaagaatttttaaaaatgcatCCTTATGCTATACTTTATAGCATTTTTATCGTTATATTATCTGTTATACTTATAATAGCAATTTATAagattttaagaaataatgaaaaatatgaaaaaattaagttaatgTCTgagtaaaatgaataatagggtatatatatctttatctAGAGAAGcttttaatatgaaaaactATGATATTATTAGTTATTTACTTAATAAACATGAATATAATATCAAACGTATTATAAATAGGTGTGTATATCTGATTTCTtcgatataaaaatataaatagttatattttttatgttcttgtgtatttgaattttttaatgttttcaaacaggtattttaaattattaatttaactcaatataaacaattgtatattaaaattcatttatataaaaatatgtttgttcattaaaattaataaatgatgccacaattcatataattattttgaattgggatattttatattcgtGCAAAGTAAttcttcttattatttttcatctcATGCTATTctgaaattattatttgttcaagtttttatgaaaatacatTGTAGattttaaatagaaaaatatgtgtTCATTTGTATATGATGAAAGGGATTTTATGTAGTTTGATacttttatacatatatatatatatgtatatattattaagaagaatgattaatatttattatataaaatggatTTCATtagaaaaatggaataaaacatatttattgaaagaataattataagtgacttttatttttctttatttttgtataaatgtgaaattaatttatatcataaaaaaacataactTTATAATTATTGGCTACTTATATGTTCTTACTAACTTGGAGATACTTAATCgtttcaataaaataaaaaattaaaaaaatatataattttactatttttattaatgataCAGTAAcacaattttataaaaattactaaaatatatatgttagtAAAAGTAGTTAAAtgaataagatatatattttacttgtttgtttgtattattaaaggaataaactgatgaattaaaattaatcgAATATTTATGGATCatttattgaaataattttcgttttaataattgttagatattataaattatccattaatttaatttaacatatCTCTGTCTAAATTCATTAGTAAGTCGGTTAAAATGTTgtcattaaataaaacaaaatatatgtatttatttttcgaaTAAGACAAAGCTTTTAATTccaataaaaaatgatatatttccCACGTCAACCCATCATCGAAAATGgttaaatgattttttaattaaaagatatatgttttttatcaatttaagaatatatcaGTAATTAATCTcgttcattatataattcacatttttaatatttcttttagttaaatttttaatatctaATTTAACTTAATTCATTGTACCTTTTAGTGTGCATGATTGATGGAGCTTTtagaataaaacaataacGTTGTTTTTATAATCTATAAAACTGAACATTTCctgttacatattttaataattatttttatgttactaagaatttcatttgtttttaattttatacatgtataaattactacatattttttttaaaaattgtatcTCATGTTTTTTGGAATTTGTTACAAGATCACTAATTAATGcacaaattttattacattagttttatttcattataagGATAGTTCCATACATGACATATCATATCTACTTATTTTCTTGtccattaatataaatataataaaattcttaaaaatatatttataatatttcatcaGTAATATGTTTCCAACCTCTTTTTTACACAATAAAAAGTCCTAAATTTATGAATGTgcaatatatgcatattcatGAATTTAAggatttaataatatttttgaacttagataaagaattataaattcatattaaaaatacctttaatttatattatggtactacttttaaataaaatgcagtttaattttttggtaCAAA comes from Plasmodium malariae genome assembly, chromosome: 7 and encodes:
- the PmUG01_07051200 gene encoding fam-m protein, producing MVYNMEQIIKLKLCIKFSAFIILASIYHFSSDIMLNKSLNVKWNLDSISEAIHYRLLAKYKKDQDSNTVGLTEDISNSMKCKKINIYNNEKLTKGKNKQSNGNLLNKQQYYTEIIDYNNGMFDGKHFHFQKKWIKKKDFDDFVEKKRRICDIDLKKIKFRNYGFGFTLFFIFLFLGIGIPISPGLTFLKVEWETIKVNPLGNFFYDITCKLKEFLKMHPYAILYSIFIVILSVILIIAIYKILRNNEKYEKIKLMSE